One uncultured Tolumonas sp. genomic window carries:
- a CDS encoding MarR family transcriptional regulator: protein MQTDHVDRILQQWQHERPELDPLAMSIFGRLWRLNAIASKAVEQVHLQFGLTQPEFDVLATLRRSGEPYTLSPTALYTSLMLSSGAMTNRLDKLEARGLIYREPSPEDRRSMLVALSKAGLALINETMTAHVANEQRLLHSLDHTQQQELAALLRTLLLAIGHDQTNPMQPE, encoded by the coding sequence ATGCAAACGGATCATGTCGATCGCATTCTGCAACAATGGCAACACGAACGCCCGGAACTCGACCCGCTGGCGATGAGTATTTTTGGTCGCCTCTGGCGTTTAAACGCGATTGCCAGCAAAGCGGTGGAGCAAGTTCATCTGCAATTTGGCCTGACCCAACCGGAATTCGATGTGCTGGCAACCCTACGCCGCAGTGGTGAACCCTACACCTTAAGCCCGACCGCACTGTATACCTCGCTGATGCTCTCTTCCGGCGCGATGACCAACCGATTAGATAAACTGGAAGCGCGCGGGTTGATTTATCGTGAACCGTCACCGGAAGATCGCCGCAGCATGCTGGTCGCGCTGAGCAAGGCTGGTCTGGCGCTGATCAATGAAACCATGACGGCGCATGTGGCCAATGAACAACGGTTACTGCATTCGCTGGATCACACGCAACAGCAAGAACTTGCTGCTCTGCTGCGTACGTTATTGCTGGCGATTGGCCACGACCAGACAAACCCCATGCAGCCGGAATAA
- a CDS encoding response regulator, giving the protein MNKFDVLIVEDELRIAELHAQFIRQHARFNPVGIASSQAETRRMIRVLKPDLILLDNFMPDGLGIDLMREMLSDKNAPDVIFITAASDIETVREAVRCGTFDYLLKPIGYDRLQDTLQRYLRYRSSINAGDNVNQRHVDEMFNLQAREMTYRNLPKGIDELTLDKVKEAFISAEVCHTAESLGELIGISKTTARRYLEHCAALSFVYAEVMHGKVGRPERVYRRHG; this is encoded by the coding sequence ATGAATAAATTCGACGTTTTAATCGTAGAAGATGAACTGCGTATCGCCGAATTGCATGCGCAATTCATCCGTCAGCATGCTCGGTTTAATCCGGTCGGTATTGCCAGCTCGCAAGCTGAGACTCGCCGGATGATCCGGGTGCTGAAACCCGATCTGATCTTGCTGGATAATTTTATGCCCGATGGCTTAGGTATCGATCTGATGCGCGAAATGTTATCGGATAAAAATGCCCCGGATGTCATTTTCATCACCGCCGCCAGTGATATTGAAACCGTGCGTGAAGCCGTGCGCTGCGGCACCTTCGATTATTTGCTCAAACCGATAGGCTACGACCGTCTGCAAGACACATTACAACGCTATTTACGTTACCGTAGTTCGATCAATGCCGGTGATAACGTCAATCAACGTCATGTCGATGAGATGTTTAATCTGCAGGCCCGCGAGATGACGTACCGGAATTTGCCGAAAGGCATCGATGAGCTGACGCTGGATAAAGTGAAAGAGGCTTTTATATCGGCCGAAGTTTGCCACACTGCGGAATCGCTGGGTGAACTCATCGGTATCAGTAAAACCACCGCGCGCCGTTATCTGGAACACTGCGCGGCATTATCATTTGTGTATGCGGAAGTGATGCATGGCAAGGTAGGTCGCCCGGAACGCGTATATCGCCGGCACGGCTAA
- the citG gene encoding triphosphoribosyl-dephospho-CoA synthase CitG, translating to MYALFDTDCTMPVTIQPAIVRDMASLAHHAMLIEVYTTPKPGLVDRANNGSHRDMTVTTFEHSAEAIAPWLALFTQTGIDSANLPANQLLPMLRPHGKQCERDMLLATAGVNTHKGMLFSLALLCAAAGRLWQQGKILNQQTVCQQVARATEGLVQRELATNAQPKTAGERFFHQHGLTGVRGEVESGFSTVREYSLPVYANAIAHGADRNSALLEVMLTLLAHNNDTNLVARGGIDGLHYVQQQAKAITQQTPFLSIERMRALQHLDQQLIARNLSPGGSADLLAVTWLLHQLDR from the coding sequence ATGTATGCACTGTTTGATACTGATTGCACCATGCCGGTTACCATTCAACCTGCTATCGTGCGGGACATGGCCTCCCTCGCCCATCACGCCATGTTGATTGAGGTTTACACTACACCGAAACCCGGTCTGGTCGATCGCGCCAATAACGGCTCACATCGTGATATGACCGTCACCACTTTTGAACACAGCGCAGAAGCGATTGCGCCTTGGCTGGCGTTATTCACCCAAACTGGTATCGATAGTGCCAACTTACCGGCCAATCAACTGCTGCCGATGTTACGCCCGCATGGAAAACAGTGTGAACGCGATATGTTGCTCGCTACCGCCGGCGTCAACACGCACAAAGGTATGTTGTTCTCACTGGCGCTGCTGTGTGCTGCTGCCGGGCGCTTGTGGCAACAAGGTAAAATTCTCAACCAGCAAACCGTGTGTCAGCAAGTAGCGCGCGCCACCGAAGGGTTGGTTCAACGGGAATTAGCCACCAATGCACAACCGAAAACCGCAGGTGAACGATTCTTCCACCAACATGGTTTAACCGGGGTTCGCGGTGAAGTGGAATCGGGCTTCTCGACCGTGAGGGAATATTCGCTGCCTGTTTATGCCAACGCTATTGCGCATGGTGCCGATCGCAACAGCGCACTGCTCGAAGTAATGCTGACGTTACTGGCGCACAATAACGACACTAATTTAGTGGCCCGCGGCGGCATTGATGGGCTGCATTATGTGCAGCAGCAAGCCAAAGCAATTACCCAGCAGACACCATTTCTTTCCATTGAACGGATGCGCGCCTTGCAACATTTAGATCAACAACTGATCGCCCGTAATCTCAGCCCCGGCGGCAGTGCCGACCTACTGGCAGTAACTTGGTTACTGCATCAGTTAGATCGCTAA
- the citF gene encoding citrate lyase subunit alpha — MTTNVLARPIPAAISAVVPNIPLFSKHENRTETGAEKQNKLHTSLEAAIRNSGLTDGMTISFHHAFRDGDKTVNMVLDKLAELGFKDLILAASSLTNCHAPLLEHIRNGVVRKIYTSGLRGKLAEAISNGLMEEPVHIHSHGGRVHLIQSGELNIDVAFLGVPCSDEFGNANGFSGKSRCGSLGYARVDAEYARHVVLLTEELVAYPNYPASIAQDCVDSIVRVEHVGDPAKIGGDATRMTSNPRELLIARQAADVIEHSGYFNDGFSLQTGTGGASLAVTRFMADKMVRNKIKARFGLGGITASMVALHERGLIQTLLDVQCFDSVAAESLGKNPHHQEISANQYANPSSKGACVEKLDVVILSALEIDTQFNVNVITGSDGVFRGASGGHCDTAAAANLTIVVAPLVRGRIPTVVNKVTTCITPGSSIDVLVTDHGIAVNPARPEVKERLLAAKLPIMSIEELSERAYSLTGTPAEIEYTDRIVGVIRYRDGSIIDVVKQVK; from the coding sequence ATGACTACCAATGTATTAGCGCGCCCAATTCCGGCCGCAATTTCCGCTGTAGTACCCAATATTCCGTTGTTTTCCAAACACGAAAACAGAACCGAAACTGGGGCGGAAAAACAGAACAAATTACACACTTCGCTGGAAGCGGCGATCCGTAACAGTGGCTTAACCGATGGCATGACCATCTCGTTTCACCACGCCTTCCGCGACGGCGATAAAACCGTCAATATGGTGCTGGATAAACTAGCTGAGCTAGGTTTTAAAGATCTGATCTTAGCCGCCAGCTCACTGACCAACTGCCATGCACCTTTGCTGGAACATATTCGCAATGGCGTAGTGCGCAAGATCTACACCTCCGGCCTGCGCGGAAAATTGGCCGAAGCGATCTCTAACGGCCTGATGGAGGAACCGGTGCATATCCACTCACACGGTGGCCGCGTGCACTTGATCCAATCCGGTGAACTGAACATCGACGTCGCGTTTTTAGGCGTGCCATGCAGCGATGAGTTTGGGAATGCCAATGGCTTCTCCGGTAAATCACGCTGTGGCTCGTTGGGTTATGCCCGTGTCGATGCCGAATACGCCCGTCATGTGGTTTTATTAACCGAAGAGCTGGTCGCCTACCCCAACTACCCGGCCAGCATCGCGCAAGACTGCGTCGACAGCATTGTGCGGGTTGAGCATGTGGGCGATCCGGCCAAAATTGGAGGTGATGCCACCCGCATGACCTCCAACCCACGTGAATTGCTGATCGCTCGTCAAGCTGCCGATGTTATCGAGCATTCTGGCTATTTCAACGACGGATTTTCGCTGCAAACCGGTACCGGTGGTGCGTCACTGGCAGTAACCCGCTTCATGGCCGACAAAATGGTGCGCAACAAGATCAAGGCGCGCTTTGGTCTTGGTGGTATCACCGCCAGCATGGTGGCATTGCATGAACGCGGGCTGATTCAAACCCTGCTCGATGTGCAGTGCTTTGACAGCGTGGCAGCAGAATCCCTGGGTAAAAACCCGCATCATCAGGAAATTTCCGCCAATCAATATGCTAACCCATCGTCGAAAGGTGCGTGTGTCGAAAAACTCGATGTCGTGATCTTAAGTGCACTGGAGATCGACACCCAGTTTAACGTCAACGTGATCACAGGCTCTGACGGCGTGTTCCGAGGTGCGTCCGGCGGTCATTGCGACACCGCAGCGGCGGCCAATCTGACCATAGTCGTCGCACCACTGGTACGCGGGCGAATTCCGACCGTCGTCAACAAAGTCACCACCTGCATCACCCCCGGCAGCAGCATTGATGTACTGGTCACCGATCACGGCATTGCGGTTAACCCGGCGCGCCCGGAAGTGAAAGAACGTCTGCTGGCCGCCAAACTACCGATCATGTCGATAGAAGAGCTGAGTGAGCGCGCTTACTCACTGACCGGAACGCCTGCCGAGATCGAATACACCGACCGCATTGTCGGCGTGATCCGCTACCGCGATGGCAGCATTATTGATGTTGTGAAACAAGTGAAATAG
- a CDS encoding sensor histidine kinase has translation MTFKNRLFLLLLLVIGLQLLVIGIFVHHRLADILDKEVGNRAILQAEQIASRPTIIEAMETHNYAEIRSYVDNIQKFYSDASYIVVGDEKGIRITHPDPQKIGFPMVGDDNSPALIYKKTYLSLREGTMGFGMRGKAPIINRNGKVIGIVSVGYLLNSIDSWRNLYLSPIISMMGLMLFSSILAAYFFSNHIKRQMLNMEPEEIALSLRMESAILQSVYEGVIAVNSVGLIYSINQNARQILGLPPATKLLEGTSICDIVTPCQFFIPDVNQQTAVKDEILSLNGDYVIASRVPCQLDGKALGWVVSFRRKDDINTLSHQLSQVQQHAESLRVMRHEYANKLSTIGGLIQLGAYDDALKTIRQESNQQQQLVDFFISTFNNNQVAGLLLSKYIRAQELGLSLEFDPTCRLSKPLPNALTADDLTTILGNLLDNAFESTLKNPTSSKQISLLISDQTNELVIEVADNGTGIAPHIVDNIFERGVTTKEEGGHGYGMYLIQRYVSHAGGHIILDDADPMGAIISLFIPLQGQAYE, from the coding sequence ATGACCTTTAAGAATCGTCTGTTTTTACTGCTGTTGCTGGTCATTGGCCTGCAACTGTTGGTGATTGGCATTTTTGTGCATCATCGATTGGCCGATATTCTTGATAAAGAAGTTGGCAATCGGGCTATTTTGCAAGCCGAGCAAATTGCATCTCGCCCCACGATTATTGAGGCAATGGAAACCCACAATTACGCCGAAATACGCAGCTATGTCGATAACATTCAAAAATTCTATTCTGATGCAAGTTACATTGTGGTCGGTGATGAAAAAGGCATCCGGATCACTCACCCCGACCCACAGAAAATTGGATTTCCTATGGTGGGTGATGATAATTCACCGGCGTTAATCTATAAAAAAACCTATTTGTCGCTACGTGAAGGCACTATGGGGTTTGGCATGCGTGGCAAAGCCCCGATAATCAATCGAAACGGCAAGGTGATCGGCATTGTTTCCGTGGGTTATCTGCTGAACAGCATCGATTCGTGGCGCAACCTTTATCTGAGTCCCATCATATCGATGATGGGTTTGATGCTATTCAGTTCTATTCTGGCGGCATATTTCTTTTCCAACCATATCAAACGACAAATGCTCAATATGGAACCGGAAGAGATCGCGCTGTCGCTGCGTATGGAATCGGCCATATTGCAGTCAGTGTATGAAGGCGTGATTGCCGTCAACAGCGTGGGCTTGATCTATTCCATCAATCAAAATGCGCGGCAAATTTTAGGGCTACCGCCAGCCACCAAATTATTAGAAGGCACCTCGATTTGTGACATCGTGACGCCTTGTCAATTTTTTATTCCTGATGTTAATCAACAAACTGCAGTAAAAGATGAGATCTTATCGCTGAACGGCGATTACGTGATTGCCAGTCGGGTGCCCTGCCAGTTAGATGGTAAAGCTTTAGGTTGGGTAGTTAGTTTCCGCCGTAAAGATGATATCAACACGCTGTCACATCAGTTATCACAGGTACAACAGCACGCCGAAAGCCTGCGTGTGATGCGGCATGAATATGCCAATAAACTCTCAACCATTGGCGGTTTAATTCAGCTTGGTGCCTATGATGACGCACTGAAAACCATCCGCCAGGAATCCAACCAGCAGCAGCAGCTGGTCGATTTCTTCATCAGCACATTTAATAACAATCAGGTCGCCGGGCTGTTACTCAGCAAATATATTCGAGCACAAGAACTGGGGTTATCACTGGAATTTGACCCGACTTGCCGACTGAGCAAACCACTGCCCAATGCCCTCACTGCCGACGATCTGACCACTATCTTAGGCAATTTGCTGGATAATGCATTTGAATCGACGCTGAAAAACCCAACCAGCTCAAAACAAATCTCGTTGTTGATCAGTGACCAAACCAATGAACTGGTAATAGAAGTCGCCGATAACGGCACTGGTATTGCTCCGCATATCGTCGACAACATTTTTGAGCGTGGCGTGACGACCAAAGAGGAAGGCGGCCACGGTTACGGCATGTATTTAATTCAGCGCTACGTCAGCCATGCAGGCGGACACATCATTTTGGATGACGCCGACCCGATGGGCGCCATCATCTCGTTATTTATTCCTTTACAAGGTCAGGCTTATGAATAA
- the citC gene encoding [citrate (pro-3S)-lyase] ligase yields the protein MNEEYIFCCVLKTEIMRWQQIANFLQQNNLNIDTDIEQFIVAFDEQQQLVACGGIAGRVLKCIAIEPHLRGQGLALRLLTTLLNQAFSLHRYELFIYTKPENEAMFTECGFHLLATVQGQIILLENSATRLKRYCQRLAQQRQDGQHIGGIVMNANPFTLGHRYLVQQACKECDWVHLFVVQENASEFPYEDRLDLIKAGVADLRNLTIHPGSDYLISRATFPSYFLKSQKIINHCHMALDLQLFRHDIAPALGINRRYVGTEPMCEVTAQYNREMAYWLTTAEVRAPQIELHEIERRQQAAQPISACRVRDLLAKKGPEAVKALVPESTYRYLRQRHLWQHNALSQPLVSSLAG from the coding sequence ATGAACGAAGAATATATTTTCTGTTGCGTGTTAAAAACGGAAATAATGCGCTGGCAACAGATCGCTAATTTCCTGCAACAAAATAACTTAAACATCGATACCGATATTGAACAATTTATTGTTGCGTTTGATGAACAGCAACAGTTGGTTGCCTGTGGCGGCATCGCCGGGCGGGTGCTGAAATGTATCGCTATTGAACCGCATCTGCGCGGCCAAGGGTTAGCGCTGCGTTTGTTAACCACGCTCTTGAATCAGGCCTTTAGCCTGCATCGTTATGAGTTGTTCATCTACACCAAACCTGAAAATGAAGCGATGTTTACCGAATGTGGTTTTCATCTGCTGGCGACTGTCCAAGGGCAGATTATTCTGCTGGAAAACAGTGCCACCCGGCTGAAACGTTATTGCCAGCGCCTGGCACAACAACGACAGGACGGTCAGCATATTGGCGGCATCGTGATGAATGCCAACCCGTTCACGTTAGGCCATCGTTATTTAGTGCAACAAGCCTGTAAAGAGTGCGATTGGGTTCATTTGTTTGTGGTGCAGGAAAACGCCTCGGAATTTCCTTATGAAGATCGTCTCGATCTGATCAAAGCCGGTGTGGCTGATTTGAGAAATCTCACCATTCATCCGGGCTCTGATTATCTGATCTCACGCGCCACCTTCCCCAGTTACTTTTTGAAAAGTCAGAAGATCATTAATCACTGCCACATGGCGCTTGATCTCCAGCTGTTCCGTCATGATATCGCCCCCGCTTTAGGTATCAATCGCCGTTATGTCGGCACCGAGCCGATGTGTGAAGTGACTGCACAATATAACCGCGAAATGGCGTATTGGCTGACCACAGCAGAAGTACGCGCACCACAAATTGAGCTGCATGAAATTGAACGTCGCCAGCAGGCCGCACAGCCGATCTCCGCCTGCCGCGTACGTGATCTGTTAGCGAAAAAAGGACCGGAAGCCGTTAAAGCTCTGGTACCGGAAAGCACCTACCGTTATCTGCGGCAACGCCATTTGTGGCAACACAATGCACTGTCACAACCACTGGTAAGCAGCTTGGCCGGGTAA
- a CDS encoding DUF1127 domain-containing protein: protein MTKHTLMHAKIPQYAQRPHHDESTLSHIQHLLLLWKQNWQTRRQLAQLSAEDLRDIGLSEAQRQEELNKSFWEP, encoded by the coding sequence ATGACTAAGCACACATTGATGCATGCCAAGATCCCACAGTATGCACAGCGCCCACACCATGATGAATCTACGTTATCTCATATTCAGCATCTGCTGCTGTTATGGAAACAAAACTGGCAAACACGTCGCCAATTGGCACAGCTAAGTGCAGAAGATCTGCGCGATATTGGCCTTAGCGAAGCGCAACGTCAGGAAGAGCTGAATAAATCGTTCTGGGAACCTTAG
- the citE gene encoding citrate (pro-3S)-lyase subunit beta produces the protein MSKLRRSMLFVPGANAAMLSNSFIYSPDALMFDLEDSVAITEKDTARLLVFHALQMPLYKNVEKVVRVNPIDSPYGKLDVEAMVRAGVDVIRLPKTDSAEDILEMERHILAVERKCGRAEGSTRMMAAIESAQGVINAPEIAKSSPRLIGIALGAEDYVRDIRTERSPDGIELMFARCSILQAARAAGIAAFDTVYSNANNEEGFIHEAEHIKQLGFDGKSLINPRQIELLHNVFAPTRKEVGNARLIIEAAENASRQGLGVVSLNGKMIDAPIIERARWVLQRAEASGIRQ, from the coding sequence ATGAGTAAATTACGCCGTAGCATGCTGTTCGTGCCCGGTGCCAATGCCGCCATGCTCAGCAACAGTTTTATCTACAGCCCCGATGCGTTGATGTTCGATCTGGAAGATTCGGTCGCCATCACCGAGAAAGACACCGCGCGTCTGTTGGTGTTCCATGCGCTGCAAATGCCGCTGTATAAAAATGTCGAGAAGGTCGTACGGGTTAACCCGATTGATTCGCCTTACGGCAAACTCGATGTCGAAGCCATGGTACGCGCCGGTGTGGATGTTATCCGTTTACCAAAAACCGATTCGGCGGAAGATATTCTGGAGATGGAACGCCACATTCTGGCGGTGGAACGCAAATGTGGCCGCGCCGAAGGCAGCACCCGCATGATGGCCGCCATAGAAAGCGCACAAGGTGTTATCAATGCCCCAGAAATCGCCAAATCATCGCCACGCTTGATCGGCATTGCACTGGGTGCGGAAGATTACGTGCGTGATATACGCACCGAACGCTCCCCTGATGGCATTGAGCTGATGTTTGCCCGCTGCTCTATCTTGCAAGCGGCACGCGCCGCAGGCATTGCGGCATTCGACACCGTTTATTCCAACGCCAATAACGAAGAGGGCTTTATTCACGAAGCCGAACACATCAAGCAACTGGGTTTTGATGGTAAATCGCTGATCAACCCACGCCAGATCGAACTGCTGCATAACGTCTTCGCACCAACGCGCAAAGAAGTCGGTAATGCCCGATTGATCATTGAAGCGGCAGAAAATGCCTCCCGTCAGGGGCTCGGTGTCGTGTCACTGAACGGCAAGATGATCGATGCACCGATCATTGAACGCGCCCGTTGGGTTCTCCAGCGTGCAGAAGCTTCCGGCATCAGACAATGA
- a CDS encoding 2-hydroxycarboxylate transporter family protein, which produces MGKEQASVADASELSLSTATSEKFWPHGWWKIFEIKVGIIPMPLFIMAAALIAALCMTGELPSQITTMVVVLGFFGFVCGEIGKRLPILGKIGAAAICATFIPSAMVYYHLLPTSIIDSTKVFYKATGILYLYISCIIVGSIFSMDRKTIMQGFLRIFIPMLCGEIVGAIVGTTVGTLLGLGSFNTLFFIVLPIMAGGVGEGAIPLSIGFSEIMHIEQGVAFARIIPMVMLGSLTAILTAGILNHLGKRKPHLTGEGRLMPGMEEEISSSTSHNPLKGAIDVTGLASAAMMALLLYMVGILGQRLVGLPAPVGMLFAAVLVKLTQAVSPQMTSNANVVYKFFQTSVTYPILFMVGVAITPWQSLMAAFTIPNLIVIIATVLSLVTTGFFVGKKMGMHPIDVAVVSCCQSGQGGTGDVAILTAANRMVLMPFAQIATRIGGAINVTLALVVLSHFFTF; this is translated from the coding sequence ATGGGAAAAGAACAAGCAAGTGTTGCCGATGCGAGTGAATTGTCACTCAGCACTGCAACTAGCGAAAAATTCTGGCCACATGGCTGGTGGAAAATATTTGAAATTAAAGTGGGCATTATTCCGATGCCGTTATTCATCATGGCCGCGGCATTAATTGCAGCATTATGTATGACAGGGGAATTACCAAGTCAGATCACGACTATGGTGGTAGTGTTGGGGTTCTTTGGTTTTGTTTGCGGTGAAATCGGTAAACGTTTACCAATATTAGGAAAAATCGGTGCTGCCGCTATTTGTGCCACCTTTATTCCTTCTGCGATGGTTTATTATCATCTGCTACCTACATCGATTATTGATTCGACGAAGGTATTTTATAAGGCAACGGGTATTCTGTATTTGTATATCAGCTGCATTATTGTTGGCAGTATTTTCAGTATGGATCGCAAAACCATTATGCAAGGTTTTTTGCGTATCTTCATTCCGATGCTATGCGGTGAAATTGTGGGTGCCATTGTGGGTACGACCGTTGGCACTTTGTTGGGGTTAGGCTCTTTTAATACCTTGTTTTTCATTGTGTTACCAATCATGGCCGGTGGCGTGGGTGAGGGTGCTATTCCGCTATCGATCGGTTTCTCGGAAATTATGCATATCGAACAAGGTGTGGCCTTTGCTCGTATTATTCCGATGGTGATGTTAGGTAGTCTGACCGCCATTCTGACGGCGGGTATTTTGAATCATTTGGGCAAGCGTAAACCGCATCTGACTGGTGAAGGCCGTTTGATGCCAGGTATGGAAGAAGAGATCAGCAGCTCAACCAGTCATAATCCGTTGAAAGGGGCAATTGATGTCACCGGTCTGGCCTCTGCCGCGATGATGGCGTTGTTGCTGTATATGGTGGGTATTCTGGGCCAGCGTCTGGTTGGGTTGCCTGCGCCAGTTGGTATGTTGTTCGCTGCCGTATTAGTGAAACTGACACAAGCCGTGTCACCACAAATGACCAGTAATGCAAATGTGGTGTATAAATTCTTCCAAACATCAGTAACTTACCCAATTCTGTTCATGGTTGGTGTCGCCATTACCCCTTGGCAGTCATTGATGGCCGCGTTCACTATTCCTAACCTGATCGTGATCATCGCTACGGTATTAAGCTTGGTGACTACCGGTTTCTTTGTCGGTAAGAAAATGGGTATGCACCCGATTGATGTGGCGGTGGTTTCTTGTTGCCAGAGCGGTCAGGGTGGCACGGGTGACGTGGCAATTTTAACTGCAGCAAACCGTATGGTGCTGATGCCTTTTGCCCAGATCGCCACTCGTATCGGCGGTGCGATCAACGTGACGCTGGCCTTGGTGGTGTTATCGCATTTCTTCACATTTTAA
- a CDS encoding fumarylacetoacetate hydrolase family protein, giving the protein MKLLSFIRADGSKSYGIYKNDGIVDLGLRLGDKYKDIKALLAADALSLINQYTDAKIDYLPDAFKFLPIIESPGKILCVGMNYLAKRQEFSETNNAPTLFVRFPESQTGHDCRVLKPQISDEFDYEGELAVIIGKTGKHIKRADALQHVAGYSCYMDGSVRDWQHSWFTAGKNWQETGAFGPWMVTTDEITNPHELDIRTYLNGQMVQNDNTGNMVHSIPELIEYISTFATLSAGDVIITGSPGGVGKKRTPPLFLKEGDIIEVEIQKIGKLCNQIASEQVFN; this is encoded by the coding sequence ATGAAGTTACTCAGTTTTATCAGAGCGGATGGCTCAAAAAGTTATGGTATTTATAAAAATGATGGCATTGTCGATTTAGGTTTACGATTAGGCGATAAATATAAGGATATTAAAGCACTGTTAGCAGCGGATGCTTTATCGTTAATAAACCAATACACCGATGCAAAAATTGATTATTTACCCGATGCGTTTAAATTTTTACCGATCATTGAATCACCCGGTAAAATACTGTGTGTGGGCATGAATTATTTAGCGAAACGGCAGGAATTCTCCGAAACTAATAATGCGCCAACCTTATTTGTGCGTTTCCCAGAGTCACAAACGGGTCATGATTGCCGGGTATTAAAACCGCAAATCAGTGATGAATTTGATTATGAGGGTGAGTTAGCCGTTATTATTGGCAAAACCGGTAAACATATTAAACGCGCAGATGCATTACAGCATGTCGCCGGTTACAGCTGTTATATGGATGGCTCGGTGCGCGATTGGCAGCACAGCTGGTTTACCGCCGGTAAAAATTGGCAGGAAACCGGTGCGTTTGGCCCTTGGATGGTGACAACTGATGAAATAACCAATCCACATGAATTGGATATTCGCACTTATCTGAATGGGCAAATGGTGCAAAATGACAACACCGGTAATATGGTGCACTCGATTCCGGAATTAATCGAATATATCAGCACCTTTGCTACGCTCTCTGCGGGCGATGTTATTATCACTGGCTCGCCGGGTGGTGTGGGTAAAAAACGTACACCGCCATTATTCCTAAAAGAAGGCGATATTATCGAGGTGGAAATTCAGAAGATTGGCAAGTTATGCAATCAAATCGCCAGTGAACAGGTGTTTAATTAA
- the citD gene encoding citrate lyase acyl carrier protein: MKIIQQSHAGTLESGDVLIRIQPIDSHQVEIELESVVEKQFGDAIRRLIHDTLHKLSIEGVRVIVEDKGALDCVIRARVQAALIRATGTQLLDLNWGAL, translated from the coding sequence ATGAAGATAATACAGCAATCGCATGCCGGCACGTTGGAGTCCGGCGATGTATTGATCCGCATTCAACCTATCGATTCGCATCAGGTCGAAATCGAGCTGGAGAGTGTGGTGGAAAAACAGTTCGGTGACGCCATTCGCCGCCTGATCCATGACACGCTGCATAAACTCAGTATTGAGGGGGTGCGCGTGATTGTCGAAGACAAAGGCGCGCTTGATTGTGTGATCCGCGCTCGCGTGCAGGCCGCATTGATCCGCGCTACCGGCACGCAGTTGTTAGATCTGAACTGGGGGGCGTTATGA
- the citX gene encoding citrate lyase holo-[acyl-carrier protein] synthase — protein MELMSSRPTNLRIGLTQMLAARDERVQRQRIWLKRYGESLISFCINIPGEIKDNAAAHQLQAAGILAVQRELKALGWRVSAHASWRHITGPEAFWSVAVPAATLKSAMITLEQQHPLGRLFDLDVLQADGRSLSRREFDLPPRRCLICDELAAVCGRSRRHSNEELQVRIHQILHSYLSTQEQRHVCTV, from the coding sequence ATGGAACTGATGAGCAGCCGCCCGACCAATCTGCGGATCGGGCTCACCCAAATGTTGGCCGCTCGTGATGAACGAGTGCAACGCCAGCGGATTTGGCTGAAACGTTATGGCGAAAGCCTGATCTCCTTTTGCATCAATATCCCGGGGGAAATTAAAGATAACGCGGCGGCTCATCAGTTACAGGCTGCTGGTATCCTCGCCGTGCAGCGTGAACTCAAAGCGTTGGGCTGGCGAGTGTCAGCTCATGCGTCCTGGCGACACATTACTGGCCCCGAAGCCTTCTGGAGCGTCGCCGTTCCGGCCGCAACACTGAAAAGCGCCATGATCACACTGGAACAGCAACACCCGCTCGGACGGCTGTTTGATCTTGATGTTTTACAAGCCGATGGCCGCAGTTTGTCGCGCCGCGAATTCGATTTGCCGCCACGCCGCTGCCTGATTTGCGATGAACTTGCCGCCGTGTGTGGCCGTAGTCGTCGCCACAGCAATGAAGAACTGCAGGTTCGTATCCATCAGATTTTACACTCTTATTTATCGACACAGGAACAACGCCATGTATGCACTGTTTGA